In Aciduliprofundum sp. MAR08-339, a single window of DNA contains:
- a CDS encoding asparagine synthase C-terminal domain-containing protein, whose amino-acid sequence MEDFARVLASLLGDVECRENSAIAFSGGLDSGILAYILKDCKPNLYTVGVEGSKDFENAKTAANVLNMPLKLIEIDEYDLIEGILFLKRIEPDISAVEISFELPLYFVCTNADERIIYTGQGSDELFGGYHKYLEHGELMKDDIKTLLEKTRPREIRMATLLSKELITPYLDSRIIEFSENIPMDMKIRNGTRKWILREAAKILGVPKEIVEREKKAAQYGSGIWKMMKMMAKKRGESVEELVKSL is encoded by the coding sequence ATGGAAGATTTTGCCAGGGTTCTGGCTTCACTTCTTGGAGACGTGGAGTGCAGGGAGAATTCGGCCATAGCGTTCTCAGGTGGGTTGGACAGCGGCATACTGGCGTATATTTTAAAAGACTGCAAACCGAATCTTTACACCGTTGGAGTTGAGGGTTCCAAAGACTTTGAAAATGCAAAAACCGCTGCAAATGTCCTTAACATGCCTCTGAAATTGATTGAAATTGATGAGTATGATCTCATTGAAGGCATATTATTTCTGAAGAGAATTGAGCCAGATATAAGTGCCGTGGAAATTTCATTCGAACTGCCACTTTACTTCGTATGCACAAATGCTGATGAGCGCATTATTTACACAGGTCAGGGAAGTGATGAGTTGTTTGGAGGTTACCACAAATACCTGGAGCATGGGGAACTGATGAAGGATGATATAAAAACTCTGCTGGAAAAAACCAGACCAAGGGAGATAAGGATGGCCACGTTGCTGAGCAAGGAACTCATAACTCCATATCTGGATTCGCGAATCATAGAGTTCTCCGAAAACATACCCATGGATATGAAAATAAGAAACGGCACGAGAAAATGGATACTCAGAGAAGCCGCAAAAATTCTAGGTGTGCCCAAGGAGATAGTGGAGAGGGAGAAAAAGGCGGCACAGTACGGCTCAGGTATATGGAAAATGATGAAGATGATGGCAAAAAAGAGAGGTGAGAGTGTGGAGGAATTAGTAAAATCCCTATAA
- a CDS encoding NAD-dependent epimerase/dehydratase family protein encodes MRRILVTGGLGQIGSSLVPFLRKKYGRDNVIVADIREPENLEDLSPFVKLDIMDRKMLDRVIEKEDIDTIYHLAAILSAKGEQNPQLAFKVNIIGLYNILEAGREYSLERIMVPSSIAAFGPETPKDNTPNDTVLRPRTMYGISKVTGELLGLYYWEKYGLDVRGVRYPGIISWNAMPGGGTTDYAVEIFHYALRGEKYVCFLREDTVLPMMYMPDAIKAITMLADAPSENLRHRTDFNVQAMSFAPKDLVEEIRKYVPDFEVEYRPDYRQKIADSWPRSLDDSTAREEWNWKPDYDMEAMVKDIIENLSKKMGVEL; translated from the coding sequence ATGAGAAGGATTCTCGTGACCGGTGGCTTAGGGCAAATTGGCTCCTCTCTGGTTCCATTTCTCAGGAAAAAGTATGGCAGAGATAATGTTATTGTGGCGGATATAAGGGAACCTGAAAATCTGGAAGATCTTAGCCCCTTTGTAAAACTTGACATAATGGATAGAAAAATGCTTGACAGGGTGATAGAGAAAGAGGATATAGACACGATTTACCACCTCGCGGCCATCCTATCTGCCAAGGGAGAGCAGAATCCGCAACTGGCATTCAAGGTCAATATAATAGGCCTGTATAATATTCTTGAGGCAGGCAGAGAGTATTCCCTCGAGCGCATAATGGTTCCCAGCTCCATAGCTGCCTTCGGACCCGAGACTCCGAAGGATAACACACCCAATGACACGGTTCTCAGACCAAGGACAATGTATGGTATAAGCAAGGTCACAGGGGAACTTCTGGGTCTCTATTACTGGGAGAAGTACGGGCTTGATGTTCGCGGTGTGCGCTATCCAGGAATAATAAGCTGGAACGCTATGCCCGGTGGAGGCACAACCGATTATGCAGTTGAAATTTTCCATTATGCCCTGAGGGGGGAGAAGTATGTATGCTTCCTTAGGGAGGATACTGTGCTTCCAATGATGTACATGCCAGATGCAATCAAGGCCATTACCATGCTGGCAGACGCTCCAAGTGAGAATCTAAGGCATCGCACAGATTTCAATGTGCAGGCCATGAGCTTTGCCCCCAAGGATTTAGTGGAGGAGATAAGAAAGTACGTCCCTGATTTTGAGGTAGAATACAGGCCCGATTACAGGCAGAAGATAGCAGATTCTTGGCCAAGAAGTCTGGACGATTCTACTGCAAGGGAGGAATGGAACTGGAAGCCCGATTATGATATGGAGGCAATGGTTAAGGATATAATTGAGAACCTGAGCAAAAAGATGGGAGTGGAATTATAG